One window of Saccharopolyspora phatthalungensis genomic DNA carries:
- the cas2 gene encoding CRISPR-associated endonuclease Cas2, which translates to MLITYDVDTSTPAGARRLRRVAKVCEAYGLRVQKSVFEVVCTEVDWLLMQQRLLDVIDAEHDSIRVYKLHHGALAKAEHLGHSPPAPHHTPLVF; encoded by the coding sequence ATGCTCATCACCTATGACGTCGACACCAGCACACCAGCCGGTGCACGCAGACTCCGCAGAGTCGCCAAAGTCTGCGAAGCATACGGACTGCGCGTGCAAAAGTCCGTCTTCGAAGTCGTGTGCACCGAGGTGGACTGGCTACTCATGCAGCAACGCCTGCTCGACGTCATCGACGCCGAGCACGACAGCATCCGCGTCTACAAACTGCACCACGGCGCCCTCGCCAAAGCCGAGCATCTCGGCCACTCCCCACCAGCACCACACCACACTCCCTTGGTCTTCTAG
- a CDS encoding IS1634 family transposase, translating to MRERRRRQPIAYGGPSVEKMLGALPVVAEFCRRLDLAGIIDRACPVRRDVAILTHGQVIEALVANRLTSPAPLLRVTDWARSWSVEEVLGIDPAALNDDRIGRALDAIAPELDRIVGSVGAQAITGFGLDVSRCHWDMTSISLYGAYEHADPGYAAPRFGHPKDRRPDLKQIQAGLAVTGDGGVPVLHRSYDGGAGEVAQVVGAMTALKDLAGPREFLLVGDSKLVSYDNLHAMISAGVTFIAPAAKTYVGSAELAALDPPTAAVVDYVAERDANTPADQRGTWRVVEDAITVPGKRKKDSVLRLRRVFVHSSARAGAAATARARKLDRATGDLDRLIRGLGSRHYPTEQAVTDRITAIARDRRVKAYLRSEAGTDPVTGKPTLTWWFDKDALDAEAATDGWYALLTNLPADVTAAEVLIRYKGQEVVERRYSAFKGPLAVAPMFLKTNRRITALITVICLALLIFCLIERAVRTAIAPQVKMPGLYPGQQAKPTGRLIFQALAGMRLIPAGAGQPAIIPQPTPAQARLLDLLAVDPTQPP from the coding sequence ATGCGGGAACGACGGCGTCGGCAACCGATTGCGTATGGCGGGCCGAGTGTGGAGAAGATGCTGGGTGCGTTGCCGGTGGTGGCCGAGTTCTGCCGTCGCCTCGACCTGGCCGGGATCATCGACCGGGCCTGCCCGGTCAGGCGGGACGTGGCGATCCTGACGCACGGGCAGGTGATCGAGGCGCTGGTCGCGAACCGGTTGACGTCACCGGCACCGCTGCTGCGTGTCACGGACTGGGCGCGATCGTGGTCGGTTGAGGAAGTGCTGGGTATCGATCCCGCCGCACTCAACGACGACCGGATCGGCCGTGCTCTGGACGCGATCGCGCCGGAGTTGGATCGCATCGTCGGATCCGTTGGGGCGCAAGCGATCACCGGGTTCGGGCTCGACGTGTCCCGATGCCATTGGGACATGACCTCGATCTCGCTGTACGGCGCTTACGAACACGCCGATCCCGGCTATGCGGCCCCACGATTCGGTCATCCCAAAGACCGGCGCCCGGACCTCAAGCAGATCCAGGCCGGGCTGGCGGTGACCGGGGATGGCGGGGTGCCGGTCTTGCACCGGTCCTACGACGGTGGCGCCGGCGAGGTGGCTCAGGTGGTGGGCGCGATGACTGCACTGAAAGACCTCGCCGGTCCGAGAGAATTCCTGCTTGTCGGCGACTCCAAGCTGGTCTCCTACGACAACCTGCATGCCATGATCAGCGCCGGGGTGACGTTCATCGCCCCGGCGGCGAAAACTTATGTCGGCTCTGCCGAACTGGCCGCGCTCGACCCGCCGACGGCGGCCGTGGTGGACTACGTGGCCGAGCGGGACGCGAACACACCGGCCGATCAGCGGGGCACCTGGCGGGTGGTCGAGGACGCCATCACCGTGCCCGGTAAGCGGAAGAAGGACTCGGTACTGCGGCTGCGGCGGGTGTTCGTGCACTCCTCGGCCCGTGCCGGGGCCGCGGCCACCGCACGGGCCCGCAAGCTCGACCGCGCCACGGGTGACCTCGACCGGCTGATCCGCGGGCTCGGCTCCCGGCACTACCCGACCGAGCAGGCCGTGACCGACCGGATCACCGCCATCGCCCGTGACCGCCGGGTGAAGGCATACCTGCGCAGCGAGGCCGGCACCGACCCGGTCACCGGCAAACCCACCCTGACATGGTGGTTCGACAAGGACGCGCTCGATGCCGAGGCCGCCACCGACGGCTGGTACGCACTGCTGACCAACCTGCCCGCCGACGTCACCGCAGCCGAGGTCCTGATCCGCTACAAGGGCCAGGAAGTAGTGGAACGCCGCTATTCGGCGTTCAAAGGCCCACTGGCGGTCGCACCGATGTTCCTCAAAACCAACCGGCGTATCACCGCCCTGATCACCGTGATCTGCCTGGCCCTACTCATCTTCTGCCTCATCGAACGCGCGGTGCGAACCGCGATCGCTCCCCAGGTCAAGATGCCCGGACTCTACCCCGGTCAGCAGGCCAAGCCCACCGGCCGCCTGATCTTCCAAGCGCTGGCCGGCATGCGGCTGATTCCGGCCGGCGCCGGGCAGCCGGCGATCATCCCGCAACCCACCCCAGCCCAGGCCCGGCTCCTCGACCTACTTGCCGTCGACCCCACCCAACCACCATGA
- the cas8c gene encoding type I-C CRISPR-associated protein Cas8c/Csd1, with protein MLVQRLVEYARENSDSAPFHREREFVWRLDLYSDGRPARLTGIREPDAKGKLRGQRHTTPAVTRTVGVAPQLGADDIQYVFGWGDDTTKPERVAQCHEHFVSLISAWAGQADDDHAALSVREFYRQQDYIRWERPADYGAKDGVLIAVDEQLIIKRSSLVRFWADEVIRRKGGKNGGFGLCLACGTESPLVDSIPGTVPKRLVPGAGNDVALVSVNAQVFGYGLTTGLQHTPICFTCGNAVSVALTHLLSSEHATKLPGQDSVMVWWVLGASPNDIFDVMPRNADPGAVSRLLKELWSGELDRAAELAEQWDSQERFCSLSLGGNSSRIMVREWIDMPLAAVARNLGRWYDHMRIASGWHDEPVSHGLWHLVLATGRWESGGDGAPGRYAEIGAKSGRRPEHIQRDLLARALRGVPLPRSVLHHVLRRIASDGHVDAPRAGLLRLALCHPRDKEPRVSPGLDEESHDTAYVYGRVFARLEEIQYLAHGKEVNTTFGDRFLAGAIGNPTPAVMAGRKLASAWLNKIRRNPKTSRALRRLREDLDQLLHLVDHTAPLTGYLPPEQQARFVLGYHQQRAHDTQQRRARKAADGDDPERGDDGGPDENA; from the coding sequence GTGCTGGTGCAGCGTTTGGTCGAGTATGCCCGGGAGAACAGTGACAGTGCGCCGTTTCACCGGGAACGTGAGTTCGTGTGGCGGCTCGACCTCTATAGCGACGGTCGGCCGGCCAGGTTGACCGGCATCCGGGAACCGGATGCGAAAGGCAAACTGCGTGGCCAGCGGCACACGACTCCTGCGGTGACCCGAACGGTCGGGGTGGCGCCTCAGCTCGGAGCCGACGACATCCAGTACGTGTTCGGGTGGGGCGATGACACCACCAAGCCGGAGCGCGTCGCCCAGTGCCACGAGCATTTCGTGTCGCTGATCTCGGCATGGGCGGGCCAGGCCGACGATGATCACGCGGCTTTGAGCGTGCGGGAGTTCTACCGGCAGCAGGACTACATTCGCTGGGAGCGTCCTGCCGACTACGGGGCCAAAGACGGTGTGCTCATCGCCGTCGATGAGCAGTTGATCATCAAGCGGTCTTCGTTGGTGCGGTTCTGGGCCGATGAAGTCATCCGCCGCAAGGGCGGCAAGAATGGTGGCTTCGGGCTGTGCCTGGCGTGCGGGACCGAAAGTCCGCTGGTGGACTCGATTCCCGGCACGGTCCCGAAACGGCTCGTGCCGGGTGCGGGCAACGATGTCGCGCTGGTCAGCGTGAACGCGCAGGTTTTCGGCTACGGGCTCACCACCGGTCTCCAGCACACACCGATCTGCTTCACGTGTGGAAATGCGGTCAGCGTCGCTTTGACGCACCTGCTGAGCTCAGAGCACGCGACGAAACTGCCCGGCCAGGACAGCGTGATGGTCTGGTGGGTCCTGGGCGCATCACCCAACGACATCTTCGATGTGATGCCCCGCAACGCCGATCCCGGTGCGGTGAGCCGGCTGCTGAAGGAACTGTGGTCCGGTGAGCTGGACAGGGCCGCGGAACTCGCCGAGCAGTGGGACAGCCAGGAGCGGTTCTGCTCACTGAGCCTCGGCGGGAACTCCTCGCGAATCATGGTGCGCGAATGGATCGACATGCCGCTGGCGGCGGTCGCCCGCAACTTGGGGCGTTGGTATGACCACATGCGCATAGCGTCCGGCTGGCATGACGAGCCCGTCTCGCACGGCTTGTGGCACCTGGTACTGGCCACCGGCCGGTGGGAGTCGGGAGGCGACGGCGCCCCAGGTCGTTACGCCGAGATCGGCGCGAAGTCGGGTCGCCGCCCGGAGCACATTCAGCGCGATCTGCTGGCCCGCGCGTTGCGCGGCGTCCCGCTACCCCGCTCGGTGCTGCACCACGTACTGCGCCGCATCGCTTCCGACGGGCACGTTGACGCGCCCCGCGCAGGGCTGCTGCGCCTGGCGCTGTGCCATCCCCGAGACAAGGAGCCCCGCGTGTCCCCAGGACTTGACGAAGAATCGCATGACACCGCCTACGTCTACGGTCGGGTCTTCGCGCGTTTGGAGGAGATCCAGTACCTAGCACACGGCAAGGAAGTCAACACCACCTTCGGGGATCGCTTCCTGGCCGGAGCCATTGGAAACCCCACGCCGGCAGTGATGGCCGGACGCAAACTCGCCTCGGCATGGCTGAACAAGATCCGCCGGAATCCCAAAACCTCCCGCGCCCTGCGCCGCCTGCGCGAGGATCTCGACCAGCTGCTGCATCTGGTCGACCACACCGCGCCTTTGACCGGCTACCTCCCCCCGGAGCAGCAAGCCCGTTTCGTCCTGGGCTACCACCAGCAACGCGCACATGACACACAGCAGCGCCGGGCCCGCAAGGCCGCCGACGGCGACGACCCGGAGCGCGGCGACGACGGCGGACCCGACGAAAACGCCTGA
- the ispG gene encoding flavodoxin-dependent (E)-4-hydroxy-3-methylbut-2-enyl-diphosphate synthase, protein MSVQLGMPATLPPVLSERRKTRQLQIGSVGIGSDHPVAVQSMTTTLTADVNATLQQIAELTAAGCDIVRVACPSADDAEVLPAIAQKSKIPVIADIHFQPKYVFAAIEAGCAAVRVNPGNIKKFDDKVKEIAQAAKDHGTPIRIGVNAGSLDPRLMQKYGKATPEALAESALWEASLFAEHDFHDLKISVKHNDPVVMVRAYEILAEQCDYPLHLGVTEAGPAFQGTIKSAVAFGALLRQGIGDTIRVSLSAPPVEEIKVGTQILQSLNLRPRKLEIVSCPSCGRAQVDVYKLAEEVTAGLEGMEVPLRVAVMGCVVNGPGEAREADLGVASGNGKGQIFVKGEVIKTVPEHQIVETLIEEAMRIAEDMEPVPGSSPVVVS, encoded by the coding sequence ATGAGCGTTCAGCTTGGCATGCCCGCGACCCTGCCCCCGGTACTGAGCGAACGCCGCAAGACCCGCCAACTCCAGATCGGCTCCGTCGGCATCGGCAGTGACCACCCGGTAGCCGTCCAGTCCATGACCACCACTCTCACCGCCGACGTCAACGCCACGCTGCAGCAGATCGCGGAGCTGACCGCTGCGGGCTGCGACATCGTCCGGGTGGCCTGCCCCAGCGCGGACGACGCGGAGGTGCTGCCGGCCATCGCGCAGAAGTCGAAGATCCCGGTCATCGCCGATATCCACTTCCAGCCGAAGTACGTGTTCGCGGCGATCGAGGCCGGTTGCGCCGCGGTGCGCGTCAACCCGGGCAACATCAAGAAGTTCGACGACAAGGTCAAGGAGATCGCGCAGGCCGCCAAGGACCACGGCACGCCGATCCGGATCGGCGTCAACGCCGGTTCGCTGGACCCGCGGCTGATGCAGAAGTACGGCAAGGCGACACCGGAGGCGCTGGCCGAGTCGGCGCTGTGGGAGGCGAGCTTGTTCGCCGAGCACGACTTCCACGACCTGAAGATCTCGGTGAAGCACAACGACCCGGTCGTGATGGTGCGTGCCTACGAGATCCTCGCCGAGCAGTGCGACTATCCGCTGCACCTCGGCGTCACCGAGGCCGGCCCGGCGTTCCAGGGCACGATCAAGTCCGCGGTCGCCTTCGGCGCTCTGCTGCGGCAGGGCATCGGGGACACGATCCGGGTGTCGCTGTCGGCGCCGCCGGTCGAGGAGATCAAGGTCGGCACCCAGATCCTGCAGTCGCTGAACCTGCGGCCGCGGAAGCTGGAGATCGTGTCGTGCCCGTCGTGCGGACGGGCGCAGGTGGACGTGTACAAGCTGGCCGAGGAGGTCACCGCCGGCCTGGAGGGCATGGAGGTGCCGCTGCGGGTCGCGGTCATGGGCTGCGTCGTCAACGGGCCGGGCGAGGCGCGGGAGGCCGACCTCGGCGTCGCCTCGGGCAACGGCAAGGGCCAGATCTTCGTCAAGGGCGAGGTGATCAAGACGGTGCCGGAGCACCAGATCGTCGAGACCCTGATCGAGGAGGCCATGCGCATCGCCGAGGACATGGAACCCGTGCCCGGCTCCTCGCCGGTGGTCGTGTCATGA
- the cas7c gene encoding type I-C CRISPR-associated protein Cas7/Csd2, translating into MTLDAHLDPAVRHDMVFLFDVTDGNPNGDPDFGNRPRMDEESGHGLVTDVALKRKIRNTLPLAAGDDPRYGIFVEAGHALNTRLGETMSANKIDRKKKRLTEEELRTARSWLTERYADIRLFGAVLSTGETKALGQIYGPLQVTNARSFHPVMPQQHTITRVTQTKAEDIEKGESTEMGGKWTVPYGLYKAEIYYSAARGTQTGVDGRDFELLYRTLEMMLDHDRSSARGTMTARGLYVFSHDNAFGNAPAHKLTERITVRLSEQLSGPPRSFGDYVVSVDEDGLPSGITMTKLLS; encoded by the coding sequence ATGACTCTCGACGCTCACCTGGACCCGGCTGTGCGCCACGACATGGTGTTCTTGTTCGACGTCACCGACGGCAACCCCAACGGCGATCCTGACTTCGGCAACCGGCCACGCATGGACGAGGAATCCGGGCACGGTTTGGTCACCGATGTTGCGCTCAAGCGCAAGATCCGTAACACCTTGCCGCTGGCCGCCGGCGATGACCCGCGCTACGGGATCTTCGTCGAAGCCGGGCACGCGCTGAACACGCGGCTCGGTGAGACCATGAGCGCCAACAAGATCGACCGCAAGAAGAAGCGGCTCACCGAGGAGGAGCTGCGCACCGCCCGGTCATGGCTGACCGAGCGCTACGCCGATATCCGTCTGTTCGGCGCGGTGCTGTCCACCGGCGAGACCAAAGCCCTCGGCCAGATCTACGGCCCGCTGCAGGTGACCAACGCCCGCAGTTTCCACCCGGTGATGCCGCAGCAGCACACGATCACTCGCGTCACCCAAACCAAGGCTGAGGACATCGAGAAGGGCGAATCCACCGAGATGGGCGGCAAGTGGACAGTCCCTTATGGACTGTACAAGGCCGAGATCTACTACTCTGCCGCTCGCGGGACGCAGACCGGTGTGGACGGCCGGGACTTCGAGCTGCTGTACCGGACGCTGGAAATGATGCTCGACCACGACCGCTCCTCGGCCCGGGGCACGATGACCGCACGGGGACTGTATGTGTTCAGCCACGACAACGCCTTCGGCAACGCCCCAGCCCACAAACTCACCGAGCGCATCACCGTGCGATTGAGCGAACAGCTCAGCGGGCCACCGCGCTCCTTCGGCGACTACGTCGTATCCGTCGACGAAGATGGCCTGCCCTCGGGCATCACCATGACCAAACTCCTCTCCTGA
- the cas5c gene encoding type I-C CRISPR-associated protein Cas5c, producing the protein MTQELPVSSEGAPPVSVQVWGPGALFTRPELKVERVSYPMMTPTAAIGVLEAIFWKPEFDWRPVAIDVLNPIRQFTQRRNETIDLASVADAALRGRRVDTAENRTQRNSVCLRDVSYRIHAHVELREHATKKAAAYRDQFRRRVERGQCFHQPYLGTREFTAYFGMPDDRPAIAVDADLGVMLHGVRHPKKGDKSTVTFSWFTARLERGRLHVPRSGITSAGMGAL; encoded by the coding sequence GTGACCCAGGAATTGCCAGTGTCTAGTGAAGGCGCACCACCTGTAAGCGTGCAGGTCTGGGGGCCGGGTGCGTTGTTCACCCGTCCGGAGTTGAAGGTGGAGCGCGTTTCTTACCCGATGATGACGCCGACCGCTGCTATTGGTGTTCTCGAAGCGATTTTCTGGAAGCCGGAGTTCGATTGGCGGCCGGTGGCGATCGATGTGCTCAACCCGATCCGGCAGTTCACCCAGCGCCGTAATGAGACCATCGATCTGGCTTCGGTGGCGGATGCGGCGCTGCGGGGGCGGCGGGTCGACACGGCCGAGAACCGTACGCAGCGTAACTCGGTGTGTCTGCGTGATGTTTCCTACCGCATCCATGCGCATGTGGAGTTGCGTGAGCATGCCACGAAGAAGGCCGCGGCCTATCGGGATCAGTTCCGGCGGAGGGTCGAGCGCGGGCAGTGCTTTCACCAGCCTTATCTGGGCACGCGCGAGTTCACCGCGTATTTCGGTATGCCGGATGATCGCCCGGCCATCGCGGTCGATGCCGATCTGGGGGTGATGCTGCACGGGGTGCGTCATCCGAAGAAGGGGGACAAGAGCACGGTCACGTTTTCGTGGTTCACCGCTCGTCTTGAGCGGGGTCGGTTGCACGTCCCGCGTTCGGGGATCACCTCCGCTGGGATGGGGGCGCTGTAG
- the cas4 gene encoding CRISPR-associated protein Cas4, with the protein MDEGADEAAWTSIPVSAIEHFAYCPRQAALIHLDRYFADNTDTQRGHFAHEVVDSGGPSVSRTGIPTWSSLEISDSELGVHGVCDVVEFHQGEPVPVEHKSGSYRPGSAADLQVAAQVLCLRRMFSAAVPHGVIFAGRHRRRYEVVVDDALEQRLRAVLARLRQVFRTGALPAPVNDARCDRCSLREGCMPSVLVDASALFVPQPLGRWDD; encoded by the coding sequence GTGGACGAAGGAGCCGACGAAGCGGCGTGGACGAGTATTCCGGTCTCGGCGATCGAGCACTTCGCCTACTGCCCCCGGCAAGCCGCGCTGATCCACCTCGATCGCTACTTCGCCGACAACACCGACACCCAACGCGGGCACTTCGCGCACGAAGTCGTCGACTCCGGTGGCCCCAGCGTCTCGCGCACCGGGATACCCACCTGGAGCTCACTGGAAATCAGCGACTCCGAGCTCGGGGTGCACGGCGTCTGCGATGTCGTCGAGTTCCACCAGGGCGAGCCGGTTCCCGTGGAACACAAGTCGGGCAGCTACCGGCCCGGCAGCGCCGCGGACCTGCAAGTGGCGGCGCAGGTGCTGTGCCTGCGCCGGATGTTCTCAGCGGCGGTGCCGCACGGTGTGATCTTCGCCGGTCGGCACCGCCGCCGCTACGAAGTCGTGGTCGACGACGCGCTGGAGCAACGGTTGCGCGCCGTGCTCGCTCGCCTGCGGCAGGTGTTTCGAACCGGAGCACTACCCGCTCCGGTCAATGACGCACGGTGCGATCGCTGCTCGCTACGGGAGGGCTGCATGCCCTCCGTACTCGTGGACGCCTCGGCACTGTTCGTACCGCAGCCGTTGGGACGGTGGGATGACTGA
- the cas3 gene encoding CRISPR-associated helicase Cas3', with product MWAHSANMNGQWHALSDHARATALLAERFASAFGAGELGHALGLFHDAGKGRGCWQEGLLKAGEHKGPVGTPHKDLGANLLRAAAGPAAMAILGHHGGLTELDELRDLSGARGDDEAVQAFLGEVEEAARVLELPPGSLLPGNWRRSNLVAELGIRLAFSALVDADHLDTAAHFDGLPEAHVRPDADMADLRDRFELERKTMLAGRESSPIDALREGVYQRAIEHAAGGTGIYRMPAPTGVGKTLSAAGFALHHGAEHGKNRVIVAVPFITVTEQNAQVYRSMLGPDAVLEHHSGVRPPEKGEHERRLRSAVENWDSPFVVTTTVQLFDSLFSRKPAQMRKLHRLANSVVVLDEVQALPLRVLTPILDALRTLSEEFGTTVLLTSATQPSFHALDIWNGLEVQDVVDEPRALFQRLRRVRYRWWLEPKPELAEVAAKAAEHEQVLVVVNTTADARGIYRQWRDDGVRNAFHLSTRMYPEHRRTVLKKVRGLLAVGEPVRLVSTQLIEAGVDVDFPVVYRAFAPAEALQQAAGRANREGKGATKGLVVVFDAEDMTSPAGYGIGVKVTSEVFGPQSDSRTVDPDDLDALDAYYRTLYSRGNTENGRRAREIQSNRAKLDYTAVAEGPLRAGGAGQVRDGSLAFRMLDDDTVPVVVTDHEGPTPAAQLLRRFQQAPEEGRWLLRELQPYVVALPRRLLDVPAIRAFCSPRMGDLHEWIGPYHEAYGIDTSHSQEQEVW from the coding sequence ATGTGGGCGCATAGTGCCAACATGAACGGGCAGTGGCATGCGTTGTCGGATCATGCTCGTGCTACCGCTTTGCTGGCGGAGCGGTTCGCGTCTGCGTTTGGCGCGGGTGAGTTGGGACATGCCCTCGGGCTCTTTCATGACGCGGGGAAGGGACGCGGGTGCTGGCAGGAAGGTTTGCTGAAGGCCGGCGAGCACAAGGGTCCGGTTGGGACCCCGCACAAGGATTTGGGGGCGAATCTGCTGCGTGCGGCTGCGGGTCCGGCGGCGATGGCGATTTTGGGACATCACGGTGGGCTGACTGAACTCGATGAGCTGCGCGATCTTTCTGGGGCGCGGGGTGACGATGAAGCGGTACAGGCATTCCTTGGTGAGGTTGAGGAAGCCGCTCGGGTTCTTGAGCTGCCGCCGGGCTCGTTGTTGCCGGGAAACTGGCGTCGATCGAATCTGGTTGCCGAGTTGGGTATTCGCCTTGCTTTTTCCGCGCTGGTCGATGCCGATCATCTCGACACGGCGGCGCACTTCGACGGGCTCCCGGAGGCGCATGTGCGGCCGGATGCTGACATGGCCGACCTGCGTGACCGGTTCGAGTTGGAACGCAAGACAATGCTGGCTGGCCGGGAGTCTTCTCCTATCGACGCGCTTCGTGAAGGCGTCTACCAACGCGCTATCGAGCACGCCGCCGGCGGGACTGGCATCTACCGGATGCCTGCCCCCACAGGGGTGGGCAAGACACTCAGTGCCGCCGGTTTTGCGCTGCATCATGGTGCGGAGCACGGCAAGAATCGGGTCATCGTGGCGGTCCCGTTCATCACGGTGACTGAGCAGAACGCACAGGTCTACCGCTCGATGCTGGGTCCGGACGCGGTGCTCGAACACCACTCTGGCGTGCGGCCACCGGAAAAGGGCGAGCATGAGCGCAGGCTGCGTTCGGCTGTCGAGAACTGGGATAGCCCGTTCGTCGTCACGACCACGGTCCAGCTGTTCGACTCGCTGTTCAGCCGCAAGCCGGCGCAGATGCGCAAGCTGCACCGACTCGCCAACTCGGTGGTGGTGCTCGATGAGGTGCAGGCGTTGCCGCTGCGGGTGCTGACACCGATCCTCGATGCCTTGCGCACGCTGTCCGAGGAGTTCGGTACCACCGTGTTGCTCACGTCGGCGACACAACCTTCCTTCCATGCTCTGGACATCTGGAACGGGCTGGAGGTTCAGGATGTGGTCGACGAGCCGCGAGCGTTGTTTCAGCGCTTGAGGCGGGTGCGTTACCGGTGGTGGCTGGAGCCGAAGCCGGAATTGGCCGAGGTCGCTGCGAAAGCCGCCGAGCACGAGCAGGTGTTGGTCGTGGTCAACACGACCGCCGATGCCCGCGGTATCTACCGGCAGTGGAGAGATGACGGAGTGCGCAATGCGTTTCACCTGTCCACGCGGATGTATCCGGAACACCGGCGGACCGTGCTGAAGAAGGTGCGCGGCCTGTTGGCCGTGGGCGAACCGGTGCGGCTGGTGTCGACGCAGCTCATCGAAGCGGGAGTGGACGTCGACTTCCCGGTGGTGTACCGGGCTTTCGCCCCGGCGGAGGCGCTGCAGCAGGCAGCGGGCCGGGCTAACCGCGAGGGGAAGGGCGCGACAAAAGGTCTGGTCGTGGTGTTCGATGCCGAGGACATGACGTCCCCCGCCGGGTACGGGATCGGAGTTAAGGTCACCAGCGAGGTCTTCGGCCCGCAAAGCGATTCCCGCACGGTGGACCCCGACGATCTTGACGCGCTCGACGCGTACTACCGCACGCTCTACAGCAGGGGTAACACGGAAAACGGCAGGCGAGCACGAGAGATTCAGAGCAACCGCGCGAAGCTCGACTACACGGCGGTGGCCGAGGGTCCGCTGCGTGCGGGGGGAGCGGGCCAGGTCCGAGACGGCTCGCTGGCGTTTCGGATGCTCGATGACGACACGGTCCCGGTTGTCGTGACCGACCATGAGGGGCCGACTCCCGCTGCGCAGTTGCTGCGTCGATTCCAGCAAGCTCCCGAAGAAGGACGTTGGTTGCTGCGCGAGCTGCAGCCTTACGTGGTGGCGCTGCCGAGGCGGCTCCTGGACGTTCCGGCGATCCGGGCGTTCTGCTCGCCGCGCATGGGTGATCTGCATGAATGGATCGGCCCGTACCACGAGGCATACGGCATCGACACATCCCACTCCCAAGAACAGGAGGTCTGGTGA
- a CDS encoding DDE-type integrase/transposase/recombinase — protein sequence MNELWVADITYVRTAAGWVYAAFVLDVFSRLIVGWQVGAGAGRAADGDLAPPGHRRRPGRARPPQRPCSAIPGGALHPAA from the coding sequence GTGAACGAGTTGTGGGTGGCGGACATCACCTACGTGCGCACCGCTGCCGGCTGGGTTTACGCGGCGTTCGTGCTCGACGTCTTCTCCCGCTTGATCGTCGGCTGGCAGGTCGGAGCTGGCGCTGGACGCGCTGCGGATGGCGATCTGGCGCCGCCAGGCCACCGGCGCCGACCTGGCCGGGCTCGTCCACCACAGCGACCGTGCAGTGCAATACCGGGCGGTGCGCTACACCCAGCGGCGTGA
- the cas1 gene encoding CRISPR-associated endonuclease Cas1, translated as MTELLRTLFVTTPGTSLHLEGDTVRIHHPERPGRNILPLVRIEQLVVWRGVDVSNELLLRCTDDQRGITWLSRNGRFLGRVGGAQTGNPLLRLEQVRAYDDPHRRLTIAKAVVAGKLQNYRQLLLRIARDADEPRKTEIRAVAQQHSEALAAVAASASLTELLGIEGMAARSYFQAMPMLARGVPQGRTRRPPQDPFNCVLSFGYGMLRVAVVGALEQVGLDPYIGYLHGVRSGKPSLALDLMEELRPLLVDRLVLALFNRKKITAKHTMTDPGGGVTLTEEGRKLVLNEWSQARERLWKHSGVQHDVPAALLPLVPSFAHEDGWGGNGDSS; from the coding sequence ATGACTGAGCTATTGCGCACGCTGTTCGTCACGACTCCAGGCACGAGCCTGCATCTGGAAGGCGACACCGTGCGCATTCACCATCCCGAACGGCCGGGACGCAACATCCTGCCTTTGGTGCGCATCGAGCAACTCGTGGTGTGGAGGGGCGTCGACGTCAGCAACGAGCTGCTGCTGCGCTGCACCGACGACCAACGCGGGATCACCTGGCTGTCCCGCAACGGACGGTTCCTCGGCCGCGTGGGTGGTGCGCAGACAGGCAATCCGTTGCTGCGGCTGGAACAGGTCCGCGCCTACGACGATCCGCACCGCAGACTAACCATCGCCAAGGCAGTGGTGGCCGGGAAACTGCAGAACTACCGCCAACTGCTGCTGCGTATCGCCCGCGACGCCGACGAACCACGCAAGACCGAAATCCGCGCCGTGGCCCAGCAGCACAGCGAAGCACTGGCAGCGGTGGCTGCTAGTGCTTCGCTGACCGAACTTCTCGGCATCGAAGGGATGGCCGCGCGCAGCTACTTCCAAGCGATGCCGATGCTGGCGCGGGGCGTTCCGCAGGGACGTACCCGCCGGCCACCACAAGATCCTTTCAACTGTGTTCTCTCCTTCGGCTACGGAATGCTGCGCGTGGCTGTCGTGGGCGCGCTGGAGCAGGTCGGGCTGGATCCCTACATCGGCTACCTGCACGGCGTGCGCTCAGGCAAACCATCGCTGGCCTTGGACCTGATGGAAGAACTGCGACCACTGTTGGTGGACCGTCTTGTGCTGGCATTGTTCAACCGAAAGAAAATCACCGCCAAACACACCATGACCGATCCCGGCGGTGGAGTCACACTCACCGAGGAGGGACGCAAACTCGTGCTCAACGAGTGGTCGCAAGCACGGGAACGACTCTGGAAACACAGCGGCGTGCAACACGACGTACCGGCCGCACTGCTCCCGCTAGTCCCGTCTTTCGCACATGAGGATGGTTGGGGCGGGAACGGTGATTCGTCTTGA